Proteins encoded together in one Salvelinus namaycush isolate Seneca chromosome 26, SaNama_1.0, whole genome shotgun sequence window:
- the LOC120021074 gene encoding solute carrier family 35 member F4, protein MCRAAWGLVLGCCVALAWAVGTHSAKQSLEQLHAPFFTIWFCSTWNLLLFPLYYLGHLLGAEQRQWPTACFRQCSGFLVEEDMTVRVLLKGAAPFSVLWSLSGYLYLLALCRISAGDASAILCCSQGFIFLLSWIGLNDRFMGVRIVAVILSITGIVMMAYADGFHSDSITGVALAVGSASTTALYKHSTIPDPLLYLSAAVDFYVAAAPQLSQVRVAAAAIIGVGYLLLLLPGDWDDSVVHWIEGLWQGGWKEDSVVGEDGGADGGEIAKPKPKPAGIASLT, encoded by the exons ATGTGTCGAGCTGCGTGGGGGCTGGTCCTTGGGTGCTGTGTGGCCCTGGCGTGGGCAGTGGGCACACACAGTGCCAAGCAGTCTCTGGAGCAGCTCCATGCCCCCTTCTTCACTATTTGGTTCTGCAGTACATGgaacctcctcctcttccccctctactACCTGGGACATCTGCTAGGGGCAGAGCAGAGACAGTGGCCCACAGCCTGCTTCAG GCAGTGCAGTGGCTTCCTGGTGGAGGAGGACATGACAGTGAGAGTGCTCCTGAAGGGTGCAGCACCGTTCTCCGTGCTGTGGAGTCTCTCAGGCTACCTGTACCTGCTGGCCCTTTGTCGCATCTCAGCGGGAGACGCCAGCGCCATTCTCTGCTGTAGCCAGGGCTTCATCTTCCTCCTATCCTGGATCGGACTCAACGACCGGTTCATGGGTGTACGG ATAGTGGCTGTAATTCTCTCCATCACAGGAATCGTCATGATGGCGTATGCTGATGGTTTCCATAGCGACTCAATCACAGGGGTGGCCCTGGCAGTAGGCTCAGCTTCAACCACTGCCCTGTACAAG CATTCCACTATACCTGACCCCCTGCTGTATCTCTCTGCAGCAGTGGATTTCTATGTCGCTGCAGCCCCCCAGCTCAGCCAGGTCAGAGTGGCTGCAGCAGCTATCATCGGGGTGGGCTACCTCTTACTGCTGCTCCCTGGAGACTGGGATGACAGTGTTGTCCACTGGATAGAGGGTCTGTGGCAAGGAGGATGGAAAGAGGACAGTGTGGTTGGAGAAGATGGAGGAGCTGATGGAGGAGAAATTGCAAAGCCCAAGCCCAAACCAGCAGGCATTGCTTCCCTAACATGA